The Penicillium digitatum chromosome 6, complete sequence genome contains the following window.
ACTTGAAGGGGGATATCGAAATTCTTAATCGGAGGAAACACAACACGCCATGGGACTGGTTTTCTCTTCGCACACAGCAGGAAATCGACAGCGCGCGCAAGGGCCGGCAATTGCGCGACTATCAGGTTTACAGAGGTGCTGACCCGCCATCATAGCGATTACATCCAGATCCGCTCCCCCGTCTACCTCTCCCACTCTGCCGGTCGCTATGCCGCCAAGCGTTTCCGCAAGGCTCAGTGCCCCATCATCGAGCGTCTCACCAACTCTCTCATGATGAACGGCCGCAACAACGGAAAGAAGCTCCTTGCTGTGCGCATCGTCGCTCACGCTTTCGAGATCGTATGTGCCGCTCCGACCGTTTCAACCATCCAACTCAGACACTAATGTTCAAATCTACCAGGTCCACATCATGACCGACCAGAACCCTCTCCAGGTTGCCGTTGACGCCATTGTCAACTGTGGTCCCCGTGAGGACTCCACCCGTATCGGTTCCCAGGGTACCGTCCGTCGTCAAGGTATGTGAAATCAGTCTTCTTTCGCCACCTCTGAAGTTGAATGCTAATTTCCTTCTAGCCGTCGATGTGTCTCCCCTCCGTCGCGTGAACCAGTCCATCTCTCTGCTCACCATCGGTGCCCGCGAGGCTTCTTTCCGCAACATCAAGAGCATTGCTGAGTGCCTTGCTGAGGAGCTGATCAACGCCGCCAAGGGTTCCTCCAACTCCTACGCTatcaagaagaaggatgaGCTCGAGCGTGTTGCCAAGAGCAACCGGTAAAGGGGTTGTGTTGGATTTGTTCTCCGTATGGTCCTCTGTTTGCGTATACTGGAGTGGACGGGGGTTTAACCGGGATTCAGTGGATTCGCATGCATCTGCAAGGCTGTACATATTGTGATACAGTCAAGGAGGAAGCACGATCTTAAAAGGGAACGCATTCGGACGGCTTTCTTTGTAGTTgtgatgcgatcatgaagaCCTTGGGTCGTAAAGAGACCCATTTcctaaaaagaaaaaatttCTTTATTCTCGTTTTGAATGGATCTAGCAACAATAGATTGTAGAAGAATTATGATCCAAATGTCTAATGTTTATAAATTGATACATGATAGTTCTAGCCTAAACAGATGTTGGATATTGCCAAGGTTGAGATTTTCCATCGCTTATCGATACGGAGAATacggagaaaaaaaagtttcgGATCTTCAACATACCTTTTCCCAACCACCACATTCCTGTTTCTAACTTCAAAATGGTCAAAAGAAAGCTTGGAGCCTTGGAAAAGGTCGAGGCTGACCTGTATGTCCATCTTGTCTGAACCGATGCGCCCCTGATCAATCGATCAGAGGCTTCAGTCCGCGAAGCTAACACCTCTTTGCGATCCTCAGGCCCAATTTGCAGCACAAGATTCGCAGAGATCCCAAGTAAGTTATATGCCGAGATCTCCTGTGATCTGTTGCATTCAGTCGGGGACTAATTGTCGCTTTGCGCTATTCAGGTCTTATATCGAAGATTTCCGCGCCCAACACTACCAATATGAATCCCATCGTGAGATTTTCATGGCGGCACCCTCATCCGCTACGGATACCGGTGTGATTTCTCTTCGTGATCTTATCGACTTCATTTCCCATGTGGCCGACTGTTACCCAGAGATTTGCAAGGACTTCCCACAGCAGCTCATTGACATGCTCTTGCAGCATCACCTAGTGTTGGAGACAGAGTTGCGGGAGAAGCTGGTTGGAAGTTTAGTGctcttgaagaagaaggaaattGTGGATTCAGCAACGTACGAAGACACACTTTTCTCATTACTTCCCTACCATTGATTTTTAACCACTACTTCAGGCTGCTTCACACTCTTTTTCCTATCCTCATTTCTACACCTAGCAAGACCCTACGGGCTCTACTCTTCCAGAAGATCCTCTCTGAGCTGCGAACCGCGAATTCGAAGACCACTAACCACAAGCTGAACCGAACCATGCAAACCGTTCTCTTCAACTTGGTCGTATCAGACCGCACATCGGCTAAAGGCCTGTGGGCGATCAAGATCACCAGAGAGCTTTGGAAGCGCCAAATCTGGACTGAGGCTAAGGCCGTCGAAATCATGAAAGAGGCAGCCTTGTCACAAAACGAGAAGATCATCATCGGTGGAGTTCGTTTCTTCCTCGGTGGTGATAAGGAGCGCGAGGAATTGGAGGACGAGGACAGCGACGAAGAGATCAACGTTGGCCAGGTCAAGCACCAACTTACTATCAACAAGAAGACCAGAAAGAAGGCCCGTGTCGCTGAAAAGGCCATTAAAGCGGTCAGGAACAAGGAGCGTAAGAAGGGCAATCCTGCTCCCCTCAACTTCTCCGCGCTTCATTTGCTGCACGATCCCCAGGGATTCGCGGATAACATGTTCTTCAAGCATCTCCAAAACGGCAAGTCTAAGTTGAATCTGGAGCAAAAGCTCCAAGTGCTACAGCTGGTCTCCCGCCTGGTCGGCTTGCACAAGCTGCACATTATGCCACTTTACTCCTACTTCCAAAAGTTCCTTACACCCCGCCAACCTTCTGTGACTTCATTCCTGGCATCCCTAGCCCAAGCCTCCCACGATTTGGTGCCGCCTGATGTTCTCGAGCCTCTGGTTCAGAAGATTGCAAACGAATTCGTGTCCGAAGCATCTGCAGGTGAAGTTGCGACGGCCGGTCTGAATGCCATCCGTGAAATTTGTGCTAGACAGCCTTTGGCTATTGAAGAAACTTTGTTGCAGGATCTCGTCATGTACAAGAAAAGTAAGGATAAGGGTGTCATGATGGCCTCCAAGGGTCTCCTCAGTCTTTACCGTGATGTTGGCGCGCAGATGCTGAAGAAGCGTGACCGTGGTAAAGAGGCCGCAATGAGTCTGCGTGCTGGCGAGAGACCAGAGAGACGTTACGGTGAGCAGGCGGCCGGCGAAATTGAGGGCCTGGAACTCTTGGCCAAATGGAAAGACGAAGAGCGCCGTAAGAAGAACATCGAGAACGGTCTTCCATCTGATGCCGAAGACAACGAAGAGGAGAATGATGAAGCCGACTGGGCAGCCTGGAACgtcgaagatgacgaggacaGTGATATCGATGGAGAATGGATCAATGTCGAGGAAGATGTTGACATTGTGCTGAGCGACTCCGAGGATGAAGGCAAGCCGGCATCAAAGAAAGCCAAGCAGGAcgaagaggccaagaaggaTACCGAAAAAGAAGCCGACGCCGAAAAAGCCATTGATTTCATGAAACTGGCTACCACCCGCATCCTTACGCCAGCCGATCTCGCCAAACTTACGGAGCTTCGCGCCCAGGCCGCAGCCGATGCCACTCTTCCGGGTAACAAGGGCCGTGTCGCTGCTCCATGGACCTCCCGCCATACCGATGACCCATTGACCGCTAGCGAGATTGAGGGTCTTGCTGCCCTATCTGCCGCCAAGGCTACTCGTGAGGAACGTATTGCTCATGCCAGGGAGGGCAAGACCGACCGGTCTGAGCATATGAGCAAGGAGGCTCGCCGCAAGGAACGCAAGGAGGAGCAAGGCAAGAGTACCACCAACAAGGAGAAGGCTCGTAAGAAGAACTTCCTTATGACGCTGGGTAAGGCGCGCAGTAAGAACAAGAGAAGTTTGGTGGAGACCCGTGCTGTGCTTCGGGCTCATGTCGATCGTGGCAAGAGAGGTGGACGCAGAGGAAACGTTGGCCAGTAGGCCTTTtatgtcttttttttaaaaaaaacaaaaccacaATAATGATTTGTTATCTCCAGCACATTACTTTTGTCATTTTAGACTCGCAGGATAGACTATAGAGAGTATACACTACCCTCTTGACAGCCCCTTGTTTTCCTGCATTCAAAACCTATCGATCAAACTCCGTGCCTAAAAGCATTCCGACATTAAAGATGAGGAATCATTTAAAGTCCAATCAACTGTACTTGATTGGTTTGCAGACGCGCTAATGAGTGGGGTTTAAGATGCGATCAACGCGTACCGCGTTAAGTCCCGTTGCCTGAGCAGCCTCGATTTTGCTTTTTTCCATTTTACTTCCCCCTCGACACTACGTCACTCCCTGGATATCTTGAGATACTCCACGATCTGAAATCTCATACGTCTTTCTATCGTTCCAAGACACATCCCTTGTAACGTAAACCCCCGTTTCCAAAATGCCTTCCATCAACCGCCCGATACCACCCAGCAACACCGACTTGTCGAAGCGACGACGTTTCCAACCTCCCATCACCACGTTCTTCACATCTGCCACAGAACCAGTGTCTTCAAATACACCTGCAGTATCTCACCACCATCATTACGCTGCAGAAACCTTCTCTGCCCACCCCGTTGTGCCTGCCAAAGTCCAGTCCTCTCTTCTATCCGTCGGAATGCGGGTCCGGAAATCTGTCGCAGACGGATATAGAACCCACATGTCTaagacagaagaaaaggCCCCACTCCCTGCAGCTGTCACTCAGACCCCTGGTGCTCAACGGTACCATGGCAGCAGACCCTCTGAGCTGTCGCCGTTTTCTGGCGCCGATAAATCTTCCTTTGGCCATGATGACTACCTTGTCACAGATGACGGCGACGCATACTCGATCCCGCCCAGCAGCCAAGACTCAATTGTGTCATTGCCCTTGAGCGGTCAAAAGCGGGCTTTGGAATTCGATGGTGATATTCTCGTCGGTGAGGATGCCGATGATACATTTGATAATCTCGGCACATCCTGGCGGAACAACTCATCTGGGCGAACCATCCGGTCTCCAAATGTGGGTCGTAGTCGTCGTATTCTTGCCGTGCGTCACAGCAAGATTGAACAGCTCACTATGGACATGGACGACTTTGAAGAAGCTACATTCCTCCGCCGCCGTGAGGAAGTTGATGCGGAGGATGTGCGGATGTACGGTGCTTGAACTAGTGGTTCTCGGCATTTCAGTTTCCCTTGCGAGCCACTGCATGGCATGCCTCAGTGTCTCCTTGTTGTTTGGCTTGAAAGCGgtttggtttcttttccccAAACTCGCATAATACCCAGTGTTGCTCTCATATGtacctgtttttttttttttttttttttttcatctgcCGAGCAGTAAATGTTCTTTGGTTTGTTGATCATTGGCTCCTTTAAGATCCTAGTCATTTGGCTTGTGGTCAACTGCAAGGCCTGCTCCAACAGAAAATACATGTCATACTACACCCAAATCACTACCAGATAATGAGACTCATTTTGCGTACACAGCAACAGAATATCTTCCTACCTCCTAAGATGAAGTCCCTCATTATCCATGTCCCAATCACCAACCTAGCAATCTTGCCCAGTATACTCGAATCTTTAAAAATTTTGGAAGTCGGAGCGGAGTATGACAATCCGATAGTTTCAATAGAGTCTTCTTTTCGGGAGTACGATAGTGATCCTCGTTGAACAAGGTCATGGTCTCCTTCAAGGTCGTGCCGACCTGAACATCGACGTCATCAAACTGTCCCAACTCCATATCTAGATCTTCTTGCATCTCCTTGAGTGAGTTCTGAGTAATTCGATATCGAATGAAAGGATTGATCCAAGTGTCACAAGAGACCATTTACGCATAGAGGTGTGAGAGTAGAGAAGAATAGGTACGAACGGATGGAGTGACTCTCCCCTTCCGGTTCGTCGCCGCTTTTGCTCACGGAGCAGCGAAGTATGTGATGTGGTCCATGGATGCTATATCAGGCTTCGCTGAAATGCCAAGgagctttttgtttttttttggggagTTTCCTCTGCCTGGTCAATGTTCTGCCGCACCACGGCGACGGTGATGGGTTCATGTTATTCTCATAGGCTGATGATGTGGGAGTAATGTCTGAGGTTGATCTTCAAAAAGAGCCAGTACCTTGGGGAAGACCCAAGTCGTTTGTTTCGTCATCCATCAACGCGACCGAAGAACCTCCGATTTTCGTCGAACGTTTACTGTGATTTAATTTCTGATTCCCCCGTTCCGGTCGTTGGCGAAATGGACTCTGCAACACATGAGCCTCGTTATTTTCTCCAACGCCGGTCTCGGTAACTTCAAGCCTTCGAGCCTAACCATCCTTCCCATGATGACCTTCAGAGGCTTGGAATCCAAGGATCCCAAGTCGCGACGGTAAATGACGAAACCCTCCTATTTGACCCTTGCTTGTTCCATCCACCCCCAGACAGAAGACAGACTCCTCCAGAAGTATCCGGGCAACCCCTGACCCCGAAGAAATCGAGAAACCACCTAGGCTGAGGCTAGTTCCAACTTGCGATGAAATCTTCGAAGATCACCAAGAGGAGGATTCAGACCCAGAAGAACTCCAGCAAGCGGTGAAGTCTCAAATCGAGACCCTTCAAGACTTACAATATGGCGAGGACTGGTACATGCAAGGCCTGTCGAGACACGATGATATGTGCAGGCAGTTTCACACGTCCAGAAACATCCAACCAAGGGATCTATTGCCTTTGGGACCTCGGAGACCAGAAATTATCCTTGTAGGTAGGCGACAGAGTATAGTACTGTTTTCCCAGTGCTCACCCTTTCCAGCCCACTGTACAAACAAGGAGATCCGGGGCTATGCTCTACTCGGCCTAAAGATTGGCAGGGGAAGCACCTTTGACGATACAGTAGTGGCAGGGGCCCTCTCAAGCCCCATACGATCATGTCATATATCGCGGGCGTTGCTGTCAATGATCCAGACCTGGGACTTCCTATCCGTGCGCTAGAAGCTCTAATGAAGATGATGCTCATTCGAGGGAATCACAGACCCTTTGGGAACTGTCACCTTCATCCAGTCCGTCGTGCTATGTAGCAATATAGCCTGCTGAGAAGTTTTGTCTCACTAACGTCCTCTATTTTTAAACGCTCACTCTCTCTTTCCTGGGCCCACTGAAGGAGAGAACCATGCAAACGGTGAACACTGGCAAAGGCCTCGCCTTGCAGCATTCGTAACTATGGACCTTTGAGGAACCCCGGACGGCGCCTTTAGAGATGTTCATTCGGTACCACTCAAGCGAGCCGGTTGGCCTAGAGATGTTCACACTCTGTGTTAGATAGTTGCTTATTGGAATCCTCACTGAAGATCAAGTGAGCTTGATCTCTGTATGGGATTAATAAGAACGTAGAAGAAAAGTTGAGAGTTAAAGGAAAGAGCCTAGCTGAATGCGCCTGCCTTGAAATTTCTTGAAAGAACGTGGAATTGCCACTTCTTcccggcttttttttgggggggggggggggggggggggcgagGGTACGGTGGCCTAGGTACGATTGTCAGTTGAGAACAGGGCTATGAGATAGCACATGAGATACGGCCGTCCACAAGATCAAATCAGAAGTACCAAATTTACTTCGCTCTCAGACATGATGGTGGCAAGTAGAAGATGATGAAAGAAAAGATGAAAGAGgttgagatggagatggtTTCGGTTGCCGAtcaagagaagaggaaaaagctCACTTAAGTAAGAGCACACTACCTCTCTGTTAGTACACCCATCTGAGAGGATTCATCCTCACTTCTTCAAATTGTAGTTCACTCACTGATCAAACATTGATTAAAATGACTTGCCTGAAAGCCATGTGTACTGAGGAACTAGCGACTCCTACGGACATATAAACCCTCGAGGGTAAGTGTATCTCATACTATTCCTCCTCTCTCCTCCATCAAAATCTCCCGCACATCCATAtaatcctcatcatccttaTTCAAAACGAAATCCTCCTGTAGTTGATCAAGGATCTCCAGCACATAATCCTGACAATCCCACTCAACGGTCTCATTATCCACAGGCACACTTTGTGCTGCACTCTTCACTCTCTCAACATCACTCTCCCCGAGCACAGCAATAAAGAACTGGCGTAAGAAAGTGCTTGACTCCTGTGGATTTTCCATAAACGTATTGCGTTTGAAGTTCGGATGCTCGCCATCAACTTCGAGAATGTGATGCTCTTCACCTTTCTCGATATACAATGCCCAGTGTACGAAATTTCCGTACCGCGGCCGGTAGAACACAACAAAGAGCTTTGGGGATATCCTACTGCTTGTCTCGTTGTCTTAGCGATGTGGCCATCAAGGAGTTCACCCGTTTCATCTACCTTGAGTCGCTCATATCCACGAAACGCTTCTGCAGACTTCAGAGTATAGTGATGAGTGCAGGTATACAATCCTCTGTTGGATTCGATAGAGGTTGGTTGGGGAAAATAGAAGAACGGAGCAGGctacatatgttgtataggTACTTGGTCCAATCATGCATTGTTGCCCAATGTGCATGCCTGATACACGAGACTGGCAGTAGAGATGCTCCAGAAGGCCAAGTTGAGAAGGCACAAAGACCTTGATAGTAACAATCCTATTGTAAGAATCAAACGACTTGGAACATATCATGGAAGTCATGTCACCCGAAGAGATACTTCTGCCAGCtctgtttccaaggtttccaGGTTCCTCCAAACCGATGGTTGATACAAGCTTGCTGACTGTTGAAGCCCTCCGATCCGGAATGGCGCTGTCCATTGCCCCAAACATTGACAGGTAGAACACACAGCCCTCCCAGCAGCTTTCGAGACTTGGCCTCAGGACCCTCCACACAGAGCGGCTCTTGAATCCCGTGGAAAGGCGCCCACGTCACACGCTGTATGGACGCCCCCGGGGACCAGAACTTAGCATCCGCATCCATGGACTGCTGAACTAACCGATGCGTAGATGGCAACGTATCCGATAGCACGTCGAGAATCGCATCTGTAAACACCCCCGGCCCCGTAATCTCCAACGTATCCATTTCGTTGTATCGCCTACTCCAGAAATGGCTCTTGTCGACTCGACGCTTCGTATGGGACAGTACACGAACGATGATTTCTCTCAGCAGCGGACTAAACCGTCGTGGCGCATACATCGTGTACTGGATGAAGCCGTAGCGTCGGGCCCAGTGCCAGTCGCGCATCTTCTGTGGCGAAGCGAAGGGCTCGTCGATCTCAATTCCGACAACTAGCGAAACATTCGTGTTGACATTGTTGCCTTTGAAGATTGAATCACGCAGTGATGGACAGGATTTGATGCTTCGGGCAGGATAGACATCAAGATCTGCGTAGTAGCCGCCGTAGTACCATAGAATCAAGTAACGGAGGAGATCGCCTCGGTGAACGGAGTGCGGGTATGATTTGTAGAGTCGGGCGATGTCTGGGATGGATTCAAAAGTCTCAAAAATGAATTTGTCAGCCCAGTCGGCTTCTACGAGCTGTGAATCGTAACGTTAGTCGCTGCGGTTCAATCTAGTATTTCATTAAAGATAAATCAACTGTTCATTGTCGGCCGTACCTTGTATTTCCATTCTGAGTTCTTTTGCTCAATTTGGATTGAATCGTCGCTTCGCTGGCTGACGCCTGGTAGCATAATCTGCCATAGAGTGTCTGTCACATCCTTATCGTGGCGCATTTCCCCTTCTATCTCCATGGCGCGTAGCGCACTGGAAAGTTTGATCTCGTATGCATAGTCTGGGTCCGCACGAAATGTAGACTGGTGAAGATATCGTGGTCGGTCTTCACCGTCTGATTTCTCCACACGGGGGTCTAACCTGGATGTTGGCGTAGGCAAGGccttgaaaagaaagaacaGAGTCAGAATCACAGCCATCAGGACATATTTATGTCGGGTTGGAAACCCAAGAAACATGCGACTCCTCATGGTGAGTGGTGTTTGGACTAGCCATTCCAAACAcccaaaaaggaagaggggTGAATTTTCTTTGAGCTGTCAGACTTAGCCCCCAAACAGACCTCGGGAAGGCCTCGTCTCATTGCTTTCAGCTGATTGGTGTAACTGGGAGGGACCCTGGATAGTGGGGTTGGGAAGTTTCACGGGGGTTAATGATGATATTTGAGGTGAAGGTGGCAGAGGGAACTCTAGGTATGGTGATTCTTGTCTAGAATTTTAGGTCTCTGATCTTGAAGTAAAACATTCAAGAACATTTGGGGAACATTCCTGGCTATCCATATAATTGTGGGGTTGACTGTGGATGCCTTGGCACTGTCTTGGCAATCTTAATCGGGAACTATGAAGCGATCACCCACGAGAGCTCCAGAAAAGCTTGGCTATGCTTTTTATATACAGCAGACACTCCTTATGTTTTCGTTGGATCAAAATGGAGCATACTTGTGAATCTGACTAGGATCACGCCGTTCTTTCAAGCTTTTTCATAATTCAATAACAAACATAGCCTAAAGTCTTGGTTGGTTTGAAAATCTTTGATTCTCTCATCCGAAACACCCAAATCACGTAAAGATCTCAAGCTTCGAAATCACGTGTCACAGCAGCTAAGTAACAGTCTTGTTGACATTGGGCAGATGGCTCTGATCTCTCTTTCCCTTCGACTAGACTTCAGCCTTAGTTGTACCACACCGTATGTGCACTCTTCCTCAAGGAAGATAACAAGGCCTCTACGGGTACATGACCCCCAACGAGCGAAATATGAGATAAGCATAGGCTAAAAATTGTGTTTAGCACTATGGCGTACAATACAACCAGTGGTACAGGTGCGCTCCCGAGACAGTTTGCAAGACAGATCAGACAACAGAGCCAAATCCGTGGGCGTTCAACAGGGCGACCCAACGCATCAAGCTCTCAGAACAGTGCTTACCGAGTTGGCCCATACCGCAACCCTATCCGGCCTGGCATGAGTAGCAGCCGCTACGCCACTGTTCAagacgaggaggaagatcTCGATCTCATGGAACTTGATCCGATGGAAATTGACACCCCTCCCGTCCAAGAGCCTACATCAGCCACGACCAGAGCCTGCACCAATGAGCAATATGAGGAGAATGGAATCCACCGCCACATCTTCTACGTTCCCATTCGATCTCGCCCCATGCCGACTCTCGACCTTGACGTTCTGACTGCCGCTCGCGCTGAAATTACTCATATTCAAAGAGCGGGAATTCCAGTCCTGCAAACCCTGCCTGAGCGACCTGGACCCCACGTCTACATTCGCGTTGATACTGACCAGGCAAACCGTGATCAGGCCCTTATTGATGCCACTCTTCGGATGGGTACCATGCAAGATATGATCCGGGATGGCTTTGGCTGGTTCTCGGGTTTGCCTTACCGTCACCCGCATTTTGAGGTCAAATTCCTTCGTGGTCGACGCCTCTAGATCGATGCCTTGTGACTGAGTGAGGTTCTGAGCTCTACAAGCGCTGCTTCCAGGTTAGAAGTGGGATTGATGAGCTTCGAAGGGATCGGTTGAGGGATTCGAGGTACTTTTGACAATTACTGTGTTCTTGGGTGAGCAAGATGCATTAGTTAGGTCTTTTTCCTGTttgttcctttttcttctatcccttcttcttcttcttcttctctctccccTACTTCTTCGCCCTATTCTCACATTCAGATAGCCACCAATGCTATTCTCTTAGTGATCTGACTTCATCCACGAATCATTAAAACCTACTGACATAGTCGCGAtcaaggaaaaaaaaaatcaacagTAGTATACTCCAGTATGTCCCACAAACAGACCTAGTGAGCGTTAGATGACCCTAAGCACCATAGCCTTATAGTTTCCTGTTTTGGATAACGCCACGACAAACTCCAGCAATGCAGTCCCCACCCAATCCCATCAAAAGAGAAATGCCAACCTTCAATCATCCACCAGACGCAATGCCAATGTGATCTCACGCTTCTCACACCCCTGCCATGCCAGTTCAACGGCCTGAATAGTAGACCAGACCTGCTCACGAGCATCCTTTCGACTGACGCCCTCCTCAAGTAACTTCTCATAAGGCGTGTGGACGTGTCGAATATGCGCCTCAACAGCCAGGAGCGTCTTTTTCTCGTCACTGAGCATCGCTGTCCGCCCTACGCGCCCCGATCCCTTGAGAAAAGCATGCTCCAGGATGATTTTGAGGGTTTCCGTGGGCATAAGCGGGAATTCGTTTTTTAAGAGGTCTCGGGATTTGGAGAGATCCTTGGCATCGCGCACTTGCACGGCTTTGGCGCGGGATTCTTTTGTTGCGGCGGCTGCTTCGTGAACTTCGGTGTAGATTTCTTCGGGCACTCGGATTCCCAGGGTTCTTTTGCCCGTGCGATTCTGGCGCTGTTAGTGGTGCCGTGCTTAGCTTTAAATTGGTGTTTTGGGTGAGGACCTACGTAGACGACATAGACCATTCGTTCTGACTCTTTGGTCTTACTGCGGCAGTGTCGAGTGATGTAGACATCGCCCTTGGGGACTAGAACGTAGCCATCTGGCAAGGGTACGTGCTCAACAATGTTCTGGTGATCTTTTCAGCCGAGCATTCTTCTCGACGGATCAAAAGTTAAACTCACTTTCTCGAGTGGAGCGTCAGAGACAGGTATGAGTGCTGCCCATGTTTTCTTGGGTTTACGACGCTTTGTCTCGTTGAGTACTTCAGCGAGCGATTGGATTGGCGAGCCTGCATCTATCGAACGTGCATGGCCTTCGCGAGTGCGGACACCACGGTTCGTCTTTCTCACACGTGGCTTACATTTTCGACCGTTGGGTTTAGTGGTTGGTGCCATGTTGAGTGTTCATGGAGCCAAGGAGGTTGATATGAGGGTTGACACGGTGTTGCGATGCGATTGACATATCAATTCTATTGACGGAGACGTGCTGGATTTACTGAGATCTGTTTGTCATGCAATGTTATCTTAGCACCTGACACCCTTTGGCTCTTTGATGCTACAGGCTACAGTTCGCGGTCAAAGCAGATCAGGAACGGTGGCTGTGGCACTGTGGCTGTGTGGAGCCTCACTTGGATTCCTGGAGAATCAGGCCTTCCATCTTTAATCTGTCACAGTTGGTCTTTCTCACATCGACAACATCCAAATGTTTTGAAAGTCTAAGA
Protein-coding sequences here:
- a CDS encoding 40S ribosomal protein uS7, with amino-acid sequence MSDNGDVEVAAFPVLPKEVLAEQGSIKLFNKWSYDDVEIRDISLTDYIQIRSPVYLSHSAGRYAAKRFRKAQCPIIERLTNSLMMNGRNNGKKLLAVRIVAHAFEIVHIMTDQNPLQVAVDAIVNCGPREDSTRIGSQGTVRRQAVDVSPLRRVNQSISLLTIGAREASFRNIKSIAECLAEELINAAKGSSNSYAIKKKDELERVAKSNR
- a CDS encoding SDA1, with the protein product MVKRKLGALEKVEADLPNLQHKIRRDPKSYIEDFRAQHYQYESHREIFMAAPSSATDTGVISLRDLIDFISHVADCYPEICKDFPQQLIDMLLQHHLVLETELREKLVGSLVLLKKKEIVDSATLLHTLFPILISTPSKTLRALLFQKILSELRTANSKTTNHKLNRTMQTVLFNLVVSDRTSAKGLWAIKITRELWKRQIWTEAKAVEIMKEAALSQNEKIIIGGVRFFLGGDKEREELEDEDSDEEINVGQVKHQLTINKKTRKKARVAEKAIKAVRNKERKKGNPAPLNFSALHLLHDPQGFADNMFFKHLQNGKSKLNLEQKLQVLQLVSRLVGLHKLHIMPLYSYFQKFLTPRQPSVTSFLASLAQASHDLVPPDVLEPLVQKIANEFVSEASAGEVATAGLNAIREICARQPLAIEETLLQDLVMYKKSKDKGVMMASKGLLSLYRDVGAQMLKKRDRGKEAAMSLRAGERPERRYGEQAAGEIEGLELLAKWKDEERRKKNIENGLPSDAEDNEEENDEADWAAWNVEDDEDSDIDGEWINVEEDVDIVLSDSEDEGKPASKKAKQDEEAKKDTEKEADAEKAIDFMKLATTRILTPADLAKLTELRAQAAADATLPGNKGRVAAPWTSRHTDDPLTASEIEGLAALSAAKATREERIAHAREGKTDRSEHMSKEARRKERKEEQGKSTTNKEKARKKNFLMTLGKARSKNKRSLVETRAVLRAHVDRGKRGGRRGNVGQ
- a CDS encoding Ribonucleotide reductase inhibitor; translated protein: MPSINRPIPPSNTDLSKRRRFQPPITTFFTSATEPVSSNTPAVSHHHHYAAETFSAHPVVPAKVQSSLLSVGMRVRKSVADGYRTHMSKTEEKAPLPAAVTQTPGAQRYHGSRPSELSPFSGADKSSFGHDDYLVTDDGDAYSIPPSSQDSIVSLPLSGQKRALEFDGDILVGEDADDTFDNLGTSWRNNSSGRTIRSPNVGRSRRILAVRHSKIEQLTMDMDDFEEATFLRRREEVDAEDVRMYGA
- a CDS encoding Glycosyltransferase, DXD sugar-binding region, whose amino-acid sequence is MRSRMFLGFPTRHKYVLMAVILTLFFLFKALPTPTSRLDPRVEKSDGEDRPRYLHQSTFRADPDYAYEIKLSSALRAMEIEGEMRHDKDVTDTLWQIMLPGVSQRSDDSIQIEQKNSEWKYKLVEADWADKFIFETFESIPDIARLYKSYPHSVHRGDLLRYLILWYYGGYYADLDVYPARSIKSCPSLRDSIFKGNNVNTNVSLVVGIEIDEPFASPQKMRDWHWARRYGFIQYTMYAPRRFSPLLREIIVRVLSHTKRRVDKSHFWSRRYNEMDTLEITGPGVFTDAILDVLSDTLPSTHRLVQQSMDADAKFWSPGASIQRVTWAPFHGIQEPLCVEGPEAKSRKLLGGLCVLPVNVWGNGQRHSGSEGFNSQQACINHRFGGTWKPWKQSWQKYLFG